The Lepidochelys kempii isolate rLepKem1 chromosome 5, rLepKem1.hap2, whole genome shotgun sequence genome window below encodes:
- the MINAR2 gene encoding major intrinsically disordered NOTCH2-binding receptor 1-like: MDFSVLPNNNHPDKFLQLDVKSLMKNSAFLQASLVKFPEAAFPGAQQWHNKVYLQREKRNVFEQPGLELSGVSPTMIDKALGQHITTVTLKSTIKRNPLCTDIRTDDDWAEREKKPSWTVQDYDKHSLHSNMANYLKENPNDLQFWMGDIYTPGYDTLLKKKEREKKYSKCCLIVLLVVFAICILIAIVTVSILFT; encoded by the exons ATGGACTTCTCTGTTTTGCCAAACAACAACCATCCTGATAAATTCCTACAACTAGATGTGAAGTCTTTAATGAAAAACTCTGCCTTTCTACAAGCCAGCCTAGTAAAATTTCCAGAAGCAGCTTTTCCAGGCGCACAGCAATGGCACAACAAAGTCTATTTACAG agagaaaaaagaaatgtcTTTGAGCAGCCTGGCTTAGAATTGAGTGGGGTCAGTCCAACAATGATTGACAAAGCTCTTGGTCAACATATAACCACGGTCACCTTGAAATCCACCATCAAGCGCAATCCCTTGTGCACTGACATCCGAACTGATGATGACTgggcagagagggaaaaaaaaccttcctgGACTGTTCAAGACTATGACAAGCATTCACTGCATTCTAACATGGCTAACTACTTAAAG GAAAATCCTAATGATCTACAATTTTGGATGGGGGATATTTATACCCCTGGATATGACACCTTgctgaaaaagaaagagagagaaaagaaatattCCAAATGTTGCCTAATTGTCCTGCTTGTGGTATTTGCTATCTGCATCTTGATTGCAATCGTCACTGTTAGCATATTATTTACTTGA